One genomic segment of Pseudonocardia sp. T1-2H includes these proteins:
- a CDS encoding chaperone modulator CbpM: MTSRYLPVRRPGQLLSQEEFARRSGVHPDLVRRFVALGLVRASRSGDGALWFARGQLMSVARIERLRSGLSLNYAALGLVVELLDRIQALEIELRRQQRAALNRIEPSRTERRDTDGVRSL; encoded by the coding sequence ATGACGAGCCGATACCTGCCGGTGCGCCGGCCCGGGCAGCTGCTGAGCCAGGAGGAGTTCGCTCGCCGCAGCGGCGTGCACCCCGACCTGGTCCGCCGCTTCGTCGCGCTGGGCCTGGTGCGCGCGAGCCGCAGCGGCGACGGCGCGCTGTGGTTCGCCCGCGGCCAGCTGATGTCCGTCGCCCGGATCGAACGGCTGCGCAGCGGGCTGTCCCTGAACTACGCGGCACTCGGTCTGGTGGTCGAGCTGCTCGACCGGATCCAGGCGCTGGAGATCGAGCTGCGGCGGCAGCAGCGCGCCGCCCTCAACCGCATCGAACCGAGCCGCACCGAACGGCGCGACACCGACGGGGTACGGAGTCTCTGA